GACATTATGCATAAACTACCAAAAGCAAAAACCTCAAGATCTACGTCTGAGGTTAAGTTACGTGATAATTGCTTCACTTGATGAATCGATAATACGCGGGGTAAGACAACGCGTTTAATATTGAAATTCTTTTTATAGAAATCGATGGCAGCAACGTTTGTTGCAGAGGCTTGAACAGATAAATGCAGCTCTAATTCTGGGTAAGTATTAGCTGCATATTCTAAAACACCAATGTCTGAAATGATAAGTGCATCAATGCCCATTGCGGCTGCATTATCTACCGCTTTTGTCCAGCGATTGAAGCCGTCTGGGTGCGCAAAAGTATTTAGCGCGACATGAATATGCTTATTATTATCGTGAACATATTGCACTGCTTTCTCAAGCTTTTTACCTGTGAAATTTAAACCAGCAAAATGGCGTGCGTTTGTATCGTCTTTAAAGCCGATATAAACAGCATCAGCACCACAATCAATGGCGGTTTTTAATGCAGGTAAATTACCAGCTGGGCAGAGGAGTTCCATGAGAATACCTAGTTACAAAAATCTGATGCTCTATGATAGAGATAAGAAAAATAAGGAACTTGATGTAAGGCAGGTTTTTTGTTGTTTTGTCCTTAAAATAAAGACTTGGTAATGGAATGGACTAAGTGTCGTGATTTGTTGTTTAACTTGGAAGTAGGGGGCTGTAATACCTAGGAAGTGGTGGTTTCTCTCTAGGTATCAAGTTGAGATATTTGCTAGGATGATGCGCGTTTGTTCTGTACTAATAGCGCTTCAATCTCTTGTTTTGGCTGAGGCTTATAGAAATGGAAGCCTTGTATCGAATCACAATTTAAACTGGACAGTAGCATTGCTTGTTGTCTTGTTTCTACTCCCTCAGCAATAATATCCATATTTAAGTTTTTTCCGAGATTAATCACGTTTTCAATAATGGTAATTTGTTTTGGTAGTGTATCAATTTCACTAATGAAACCACGGTCGATTTTTAATTCATCGACAGGGAATCTTGCTAAGTAAGCAAGGGAAGAATAGCCCGTTCCAAAATCATCTATCGACAGTGTAAATCCCAGTTTTTTAATGGCATCGAGCATCTGAATCGCATGTTCACCATCACTCATTACGGCACTTTCTGTTAATTCCAAGGTAATGCAATTAGGATCGACTTGGGTCGTTTTTAGTAATCTTTCCATATACTCAATGAGTTGTGGATTACCAAATTGTGCTGGAGATAAATTGATAGCAATACG
The Aliivibrio salmonicida LFI1238 genome window above contains:
- the ubiU gene encoding ubiquinone anaerobic biosynthesis protein UbiU, which translates into the protein MELLCPAGNLPALKTAIDCGADAVYIGFKDDTNARHFAGLNFTGKKLEKAVQYVHDNNKHIHVALNTFAHPDGFNRWTKAVDNAAAMGIDALIISDIGVLEYAANTYPELELHLSVQASATNVAAIDFYKKNFNIKRVVLPRVLSIHQVKQLSRNLTSDVDLEVFAFGSLCIMSEGRCYLSSYMTGESPNTVGACSPAKYVRWQETENGLESRLNNILIDRYGEGENAGYPTLCKGRFDVQGKTFHALEEPTSLNTLSLVPELFSANVASVKIEGRQRSPAYVEQVTRTWRAAIDRYKANPEGYSVEPQWDATLANVSEGTQTTLGAYHKKWQ